A stretch of DNA from Dioscorea cayenensis subsp. rotundata cultivar TDr96_F1 chromosome 4, TDr96_F1_v2_PseudoChromosome.rev07_lg8_w22 25.fasta, whole genome shotgun sequence:
CGCACTTACTGGCTCATACACCTTTTCCTTTTTCTGTTTAGGCCTTCTATAATTGGGCTATTGCTATATCTGATCGGGCAAAAATGCGTGGCCGCACTAAAGAGGCGGAAGAACTGTGGAAGCAGGTGAAACCTACATGACCTTTACGTATTTTGATAATTGCATATTCTGATATTCATGCTTTTGCATAGAGTGCTATCTGTAACCAattgtttcaaaataaaacCTGTGTTCAGTTTGCTGGttgtttgttattaattaattgattatataCTGGCATTCAAAAAATTATGCGTCAAAATCTTCTTAATGATGCTTATGCTTTATTTGAAATAAGATGGCTGATATAGATTTTAAGGCTCAAATTTAAAGGATTTTAGATGACAAGCCAAAAATTCAGTAGTCAATTCTGTTGCATGTGTTCAGCATTTTGATGGCCTGGTAGCTTTTGAGACTTACCCTCTCAAAGTTGTACTGCCATTAGAAGATTTGTGAAGGTTTGGACTTACAATTAGGTTTGCTCAAGATCTTATGATTGTGCTTATGCCTACTGCTTCAAGACTTCCTTTTCTATCTTGAATGCATATCTCAAGTTTTTTGTGGCAAATGCCCTAATTGCCTATATGCAGGCCACAAGAAATTATGAGAAAGCGGTTCAGCTCAACTGGAACAGTCCTCAGGTATGCTCCAGGAGATTTTGCATTGTTTCCATGATGATCCTTGGTTTCTAACATGTACATGGCTATCCGCTTCCTGCATCCTCCCTACTACTGCATTTAACTTTCTCCATTAGATTGTCTCATGTTGCCCAAATTAAATACAACTATATGTTCTTTACTCCTTGCACCTCCTAGAGATGAAATGGCATGTTTGATGGAAATTCCAcaactcatttttctcattttatatGTTTCCAGGCCTTGAACAACTGGGGACTTGCTTTGCAGGTATGTGTATTTGGGTGAATTTCTTTTTCAAGCTTCAATCATTAGAGGATGTTCTATGATTTAAGATATTACCAAATACCAACTCTTTAGTCTTTTTATCACAATTGTTGATCGTAAAACATCTATACAGGAACTCAGTGCTATCGTTCCTGTTCGGGAGAAACAGACAATCGTAAAAACAGCTATAAGTAAGGTATAACTATATAATGCCGGCCCTGAATTACCTGGACAGTGACCTGAATGgtttacattttaaaatttgtccacCACTTAAAATATTCATTCGAGGCTCATTTTTCCATATCTCATTTCCATTACCGGAGCAGTTCCGTGCTGCGATCCAGCTTCAGTTTGATTTTCATCGAGCAATTTACAACCTTGGGACAGTTCTGGTtagttatttttggaattagTCTCATTTGTGCTCTTTTAAGTTtcagttttttatttgttatatcaataaaaatactaagCAACAGCCTTGCGTTATGTTTCTTGTTCCTCATATTATATGTTTGATGTCCCAACAGTATGGCTTAGCCGAAGACACATTAAGATCTGGGAGGCCAATAAATGCTAAAGAAACATCCCCAGATGAGCTCTACAGTCAGTCAGCTATTTATATTGCAGCCGCTCATGCTTTGAAACCAAATTACTCAGTAAGAAACTTGTGAATTTTACATTTATCTTCTCCACTATTATTCTTTGCACTTTAAACTTGTCTAAAGCATATATCTTACAGTCGGAACTCTTCAACATACTAAAAGTCACATCTTCTGTTTTTTGTGCTATTGATCATCTTCAGTGTAACAGTTTTGGGTGTTTGGCTATAAAGTTTGTCATGAAAAAGAGTGTGGTGTTTTTTCTAAATCAGAAAAGATGAAGTAAATGATTTATAAATCGTCAATTGACTAAGAACTTGATGGCTGCTCAGGAGTCTAAAGTTTCTACTTTCTATTCTAATGCAGAATCTTTCCATGCCTTCAAGTTGGCTTTTCCCTTTTTCCTGATTTCCTTGTCCAGACTCCAGCATTCTTTATGTTCTGCTAAGAATtgttatttcaaaatttctgTTTCTTTTAAGCCAATTCATATGTGGCATGTTTACATGAAAAATAGGCAGCCTTGGATGATACggatatgttattttttaacagCCAAAATGTTCTGatgtcattttattttagttcCCTTTTTTAGTTCCACCCTTATATCATATTTTGCTGAGAAGTAACTCTGAAGTCATCATCTTGTTCACATCTATGCAGGTGTACCGCAGTGCTTTGAGGCTGGTTCGTTCTATGGTCAGTTCTGACTATACTAGGATTGCTTAATTGAGGATTTCTTCTTAtgcattaatattttttgatgTTGAGAATAATATGAATTAGTTTAGATTAATGTCATATATAAACAAGAAACTCTGGCTGAAAATTTGGATCCACTTCCTTCTATCCTCTTGTGCCTCATGTGTATTATAAGGCTGCATATTTGGCAAGCTCTCTACCTACAATATCTGTAATTTGAAACTATACGGTTTAGGATGAGAAGAAATTAACGGCCATTTAAATGAATTCTACATCTCCATGTAACTCTCACTTATTTTTCATAACCTACAGTTTACATTCTAGAATTTAACACCAAGTGTTTAGCCTTAGAAAAGAGGAGTTTAGTAAGTGGCAGTcacatgattattattattaaataagttttCAAAAATGCATTGCTAGCTTCAATTTTTGAATGGCAAATCTTCTGACAAATGTTCATCTTTATTAAATTCATTACATTACTGAATTTCTTCAATGCTCTTAGAGCTTATTTTCcatatttctcttattttcctTCTGTATGCAAGTGATATTTGGTTAATATTTTGGATTCTTAATGCTAGTTCACTTgcttagcatttttttttccttttttttttttaatcttaaatcTTACTGAATTCTTGGAGGTATCTGATCACTCTTAATTCAACTGATGGCGGAATTAGTTGTTGCTGTTATTGATTGACTATTTTACTTTGCAGCTACCCCTGCCCTACCTTAAAGTGGGATATTTGACCGCGCCACCTGCAAGGAATCCAATTGCACCTCATACAGATTGGGAAAgatctcattttattttaaatcatgaAGGACTTCAACAGGTCGGATTGCTAACATTACTGATGACAGACTTGTGAATAGGCATTTTGTTTTAGCATATTTCAATTTAGGATTTTTACaccatgcattttattttacataatagATTATATTTCTCTGTTATGATGGTTGTAGATACACGCTGGCATGGAATTTGgatgaaaattacaaaattatagaTGAATTTTTAGGTCTATTTGTATTTAGTCTAAAAGAAGAGAGATTATTATATCCAACTCTATGTAAACAAGGGCAATTGGATgaagcaaacaaacatgtttaAAAACAGGGCTCTAGTTGccattttatattgttaaacGTCACTAGGAATAGTTGACAGCAGGGAAGTTACAGATGCTACACTGTAAGTTGCATCATAAATTACCAATTAGCATTACTGCTTAAATTTTTTCTGAGATATTGAGATTTCAATTTTCAGGTCAGCAAGGCTGACAAGCTTATATCACAGAGCCCTCAGAGGTTACAATCATCTGCAACCATGGATAAATCACTGGTTAAAGTTGATGTCCCAGATATTGTTTCAGTATCAGCATGTGCAGATCTCACTCTACCTCCAGGTGCAGGCCTTTGCATAGATACGGTTCAAGGGCCCGTGTACTTGGTAAAAGCATACCTCAAATATTTTATGTgcaaattttcttttactttttgttaaATCAGCACTTCCGTTTCTAGTTGCAATATGTTCCCTAAATCCTGGATTTGGTAAGTGACACATTCTTGGATGTGCAACAACCTTATGCTGCTTTTGTCAATGTTGATCGGAAAGCCTATTTGCCTCATAAGACACTTTACATGACCCAACATCCCTTGACCAAAGTTCTTTTCACTTGATTAAGTGTAaccatgttaaattttatttcatttcccCATATTTTAGGAAGATGGGCCTACCAAGGTTTGTGGGCAGAAGTAGGTCAATATATATAGATCTTTTTACGGTATGCTTGACAAAAGGTTACCGGGGGAGCTTATATTTTCTCAATGCTGaccttgatttgttactttattCCATCTAACAAAAACATAGTTGTAAAAAGTTATGCCACTACTAATCACTGGTCATTCTTCCTACATTACATTACTTCTGTGTCATGTCATCGCTTCTTTATATTCTATGGTGGTATTTTCTCTTTGATCAATTTGTAGGGATGACTGAATTCAAGTATTCTTGGTTACTATATAATGTATTGTTCCACTGTCAGGTTGCTGATACATGGGAAGCTCTAGACGGATGGCTAGATGCTATTCGCCTTGTTTACACCATCTTTGCAAGGGGAAAGAGTGATGTTCTTGCTGGTGTTATAACCGGTTGATTCTGCTGTCTGAATCATCTACAATTAGAGGAAATGTGTTCATCTGAGCCTGCATCCTTTTTGACCTTGATCACCTTGATTGTTTTTATCATGGTCTTCTGATTTCAAGTTCATCTATCTAGGATTTTTGCACCATCTTTGTTGTATACTAGTTGTGTAGCCCTTAAAGACCTTGTCATAATAAGCTTTATTAGTCTTACTTCATTATAAATTTAATGCAGCTATAAATTGTTACTTGTTTTGTAAAATTGCAAGtatatgaatttgttttgtttttaaagagAACTGTCCTTTTTGTAAGGtttcattcaaattttgaaatgcATATTACTTGACATTTTGTTAACATGATTAATACTTTTGAcaatggaaaaacaaaataacaccaGAATATTCATTGTTTGATATCAAGtgagaaacaaacaaacaaaaagacatAAATGCAAAGCCGCAGACATTTCAATTACATGTGATTAGATGAATTAACCATAAGTTCATTGAACGAAAGCCATATGCAAAAGTCTAATCTCCAATGAAAACCAGCACCCACTTGCACGTTTATTTGCTGCCATTGGTTGCCCTATCCTAGTCCTCATTATAATCCAAGAAATTTCAGTGTCATGCAGCCATCGGCAAACAAGGAACCATCAAATCCTccaaaagtaataataaaagaGCAAAAAAAGATTAACGACGAGTGGTACCTGTTACTCTGTTAGCACACCCAAATCAAGTgcgaagaatatatatatatatatataacgtcACATCGATCATTGTTTATGTACTTCTTCATTGGAGTGCTGAatcttataataaaaacaaatagttaaTTAGAAAAAGATATGAATCATATGACGCCTCCACCAGAGAAGTCCAACAATGCATTACACACTTAGCCCAAAAACAAAAtcccatgtatatatatatatatataaccatctGGTGACGAATGCACGCGTGCGAGTCAGGGCATAGTGTAATTGGTCCATGGAAATCAAATTCTCATGAACATGAGTAACTACATTAATAAACACACtctcattaaattttaattaattataatgtatatatatatatgacaaagaATGAACAAAGATATTAAAACTATGAAGAAATATTGGTGGTGCTATCATTAGAACAAAATCCATCTCTTTCCATTGAATCAcataaagagaaaaatgaaagcATGATCCAGAAAAGAGATACATCGATGCTCACTTTAGCTTGATGTCATAAAAGCATCCTCTGACTATAAAAGAGCTGTTCAAAGGGCCACAAGCATTAGATATATATGTTAATCAGTGGGGTGTGGACCATGGCATAATTCTCAAAAAAGGGagaataaaagattaaaacaaCAGCCATCAGTGGCCTATGAACTTGACCTCCATCTACTACTACCTggttttttaagaaattatggACTTTAAACTATTCTAGATAAAATATTAGAAgcactataaaaaaatttatagatcatacacaaatatttgaatttaaaactcTATTTCAGcgaatcaaatttttattatttaggcCAATTCATTTTCggttgatgaatttttttaaaaattttcactctTATCACATATATTACTTTAGATGTAGTCATCTGACATAAAATCACCTTAGTTGTTATAGTGTCACCATCTTAAGATATAGAAGGCGGACAAAACTTCATTGTCTTGTTCatccaaatattaaaataaactttacattaaaaaagtaagcatattaattatattgaaatgtTATCTTATatacttataattatttaagatTTTCAAGATCCATCAAATATTGGATAGCCCAATAATATTACATAaagagtacaaaaaaaaaaaagtaaaaattagaaTCCTTTCCCTGACAGTActattcttatactattcatacATTgtacatttaaatttaatactGTTTCTAGATGTTGATCTCTGTTGGAGATTCTCCTAAAAGGTTTGTAAATCACCATAAATCATACATATCCATctctttgataattttttaaatgaaaagcgTTTGTCGcctattagtatatatatataaatcaaaatgttAAATTTTGGCTCATTGAACAAAAGCCTACtagtaattaaaagaaaaggagaataaaaaaaaaagaaaatgaagaagaattgttgaagaacatgaagagaaataataataataataaaaaagcatGAAATCAGGGAAAGTGAAGAGAAAAGAGAGCCAAAGAAGCAGTCATATGTCAGTCTCAGTGTCCTCTGTGTGTCAAAATCATGGACGCTATTATGAGGTGTCCGAACACAACGCCAGCCTCACAAAGTGCAAAACCATGTCCCCAATCTCTATTTCAATGGGCACCATTCCTTTTAAGTTTTAACAAATCATTGGACTGTAATTCATCaacaattcatatttttaatctcatatctatatatctatatatctatatatgcaTAATGTATGCATGTACCTTTAAATTGTAATTAAACTTTAACTATGATACGTCATGATAAGATTTATGTCAATGCACATGGCCGACATTCGCTACAGTGTGTCATGATTGAAtcataagatatatataaattgatttgAATAATGGTACAGAATAAGACAACAAAGAAGAATTTCCTTTGATATACCTCCATTTTTCTTCATACATCTCATCTCCCTTTCGTTCTattctcaaataaaacataaataataattacttatatTTCTTTCCACTTGAGACAAGCAAGACAATTCAAAGAATGAGATTAAACTCCCAATGAGAACTCATCTCAAAAAGCAAACCATAAAATAGTCCTTTCCTATCATGTGATGATCCTCGAGAATCACACAGTTTAAATAGACTAAAAATTAACAACTTCCCTTGAACTAAGAGATCATCAAAACACAAGTTGTCTTTTGGTTTGGCTTGTTATTGTTTGACATTGAATTATTTATCTAAAGCAATTCAACATGCTAATGCTGAtgacccatatatatatatatatatatatatatattttaagaggACGACAAGTGCCAAACAAAGACGTGTATGTGTGTGGAGTCGCGTACACTGCAGCTTCTCAACTTTATCTTACGCGTAGTTGTGCGGATATAGAATTTCGATATCGAGCCTTTCAGATATTTTATGTAAAGAATTCAATACTAATTGATCTAAAAACCGTTAATAATAACTTATATATTCACCAAAGTAAGACAACTTATTTTTGGTGTTTGTCATAATGTGTAAGCCAAGCTAAGCCAAGCCGCCCATGCAAAAATTGCAAAGCAGCACGTGAAGATTANNNNNNNNNNNNNNNNNNNNNNNNNNNNNNNNNNNNNNNNNNNNNNNNNNNNNNNNNNNNNNNNNNNNNNNNNNNNNNNNNNNNNNNNNNNNNNNNNNNNNNNNNNNNNNNNNNNNNNNNNNNNNNNNNNNNNNNNNNNNNNNNNNNNNNNNNNNNNNNNNNNNNNNNNNNNNNNNNNNNNNNNNNNNNNNNNNNNNNNNNNNNNNNNNNNNNNNNNNNNNNNNNNNNNNNNNNNNNNNNNNNNNNNNNNNNNNNNNNNNNNNNNNNNNNNNNNNNNNNNNNNNNNNNNNNNNNNNNNNNNNNNNNNNNNNNNNNNNNNNNNNNNNNNNNNNNNNNNNNNNNNNNNNNNNNNNNNNNNNNNNNNNNNNNNNNNNNNNNNNNNNNNNNNNNNNNNNNNNNNNNNNNNNNNNNNNNNNNNNNNNNNNNNNNNNNNNNNNNNNNNNNNNNNNNNNNNNNNNNNNNNNNNNNNNNNNNNNNNNNNNNNNNNNNNNNNNNNNNNNNNNNNNNNNNNNNNNNNNNNNNNNNNNNNNNNNNNNNNNNNNNNNNNNNNNNNNNNNNNNNNNNNNNNNNNNNNNNNNNNNNNNNNNNNNNNNNNNNNNNNNNNNNNNNNNNNNNNNNNNNNNNNNNNNNNNNNNNNNNNNNNNNNNNNNNNNNNNNNNNNNNNNNNNNNNNNNNNNNNNNNNNNNNNNNNNNNNNNNNNNNNNNNNNNNNNNNNNNNNNNNNNNNNNNNNNNNNNNNNNNNNNNNNNNNNNNNNNNNNNNNNNNNNNNNNNNNNNNNNNNNNNNNNNNNNNNNNNNNNNNNNNNNNNNNNNNNNNNNNNNNNNNNNNNNNNNNNNNNNNNNNNNNNNNNNNNNNNNNNNNNNNNNNNNNNNNNNNNNNNNNNNNNNNNNNNNNNNNNNNNNNNNNNNNNNNNNNNNNNNNNNNNNNNNNNNNNNNNNNNNNNNNNNNNNNNNNNNNNNNNNNNNNNNNNNNNNNNNNNNNNNNNNNNNNNNNNNNNNNNtggaagttacgtattgctcTGCGTGTTTTCATGCAAGTTTAAGCCTATATTTACCTTAAAAAGTGGTGCAACTCTTCATGCAATATgctctaaatatatataagcaaGCATTAAAAGGGCactcaaacaagaacaacaacatgtTAAAGAGCAATACCATCAAGTAGAAGGAAGACTTAGTTGGTGTGATGAGTAGGAGGAACTACACTATCAAGGTGGCAGCCTTTAAGGAGAGAAGCAAGGTTTCTCTTGAAGATAGGTTTAAAGAGAGAAGTGGCGACCAAGTCCGGGTTATCCGGCTCACAAGTTTTCAAGAAAATCCCATGATCATTCGATAAGTAATGCAAAGAAGGGAAGAAATTCCACAGATAATTAACTAACCATCTCAAGTGGTTTCCCCATAAGATCATGGAGCTCACCTCATTACACTCCCACTCTTTAGAAAACCCCTTGCCAAAAGTTTGACTTCCTGTGATATTATAACTCATGCAGAAAAGCACCTCACCTAGATTCACTAATGGATTTTCATCTTGAGAGCAAGAATGCCTTATACTCATGAACTCCATCTACTTTCACTTCAAAGGATTACACTCTCTTTCTAAAGAGCTCCtaatattcaaaatttcaattGTCTCCAATGCTCACCAATTTCCGCACCCGGAattacatctctctctctctcttctctctccccTTCCGGTAAAAATGGGTAGAAGATGGGAGTGGCGGCTAATGTCTTGCTCAACATGCAACCAACAAGATGGCAACAAAAATTCCACCATACAAGGCTTAATTAAAGGGTTTGTATGGAAAGAAGGCCAAGAATCtggttgaaatattttttacaaatgaacAGGGACAAAAAGCTAGGGCCCACAGGTTGTATGATATTTCATCTAAGAACTCACCAAATTATCACCTCTatgtctcaaatcaaattaataatcatgcaattggtgatcaagcaatcacaagcattaagcatagatttaaatatccaacatagtattgaaacaagcatcaattaaattaaacaaacataaatttaggttttcatagtctggctacatcgtagccctagaaaaagtatttagaatATAATAATTGCAAAGATCGACATATTaataaggttcataatcaaataaacaaagaaaaactaaaaactaaagccgGCAATGAATCCGCACCGAATCTTCGCCTCCCCGGGTCGATTGATCTCGAAATTCTCCCCCACTCTTTCGCCTCAACCCCTAGCCCTTTTTATAACTTGAAATCGGGTAGCGCCTAAGAGCTAAAGACCCTGTAGTACGCTTAGCGCTTATAGTTTCTGCTTTTGCGCGCCTTTATGTTGTAGCGCTGAtaaaaatgtaatgaaaagaaggataaaaagaaacaagactgaaaggcaaaagtaagtgagaggtaaggcaatcgatagaagtggggtactcggacaatgctccctagatttttagttttgtttgtttcatctttgttgaaactttgctCTTCATTTCTCtaattttgtgtgtttttaccTGCTCTTCtttcttcaaatcattctctttctttcctacaaaacaataacaataagattaggagtaaaatCGATcggttcaaaataatttaatttaattcattatgagtCAGGTTTATATATTGAGTGTAAATTATACTGGCTcataaagaata
This window harbors:
- the LOC120258983 gene encoding protein HLB1; translated protein: MEEREPGKGEPSELQNGSEPASDAATVATEEEAGVGSVVDPNQDPSSVTADQGLSTANANQDLSTVNSDQDPSTANPGLSNGEGSRTFTMRELLNELKEGEKRSVEEGSAGANRASDAAIDGSRTDAGLSYNHDTLHQQYANQHDTAMDLINNVTGVDEEGRSRQRILTFAAKRYATAIERNPGDYDAYYNWALVLQESADNVSPDSGSPSKDALLEEACKKYDEATRLCPTLHDAFYNWAIAISDRAKMRGRTKEAEELWKQATRNYEKAVQLNWNSPQALNNWGLALQELSAIVPVREKQTIVKTAISKFRAAIQLQFDFHRAIYNLGTVLYGLAEDTLRSGRPINAKETSPDELYSQSAIYIAAAHALKPNYSVYRSALRLVRSMLPLPYLKVGYLTAPPARNPIAPHTDWERSHFILNHEGLQQVSKADKLISQSPQRLQSSATMDKSLVKVDVPDIVSVSACADLTLPPGAGLCIDTVQGPVYLVADTWEALDGWLDAIRLVYTIFARGKSDVLAGVITG